The Zingiber officinale cultivar Zhangliang chromosome 9A, Zo_v1.1, whole genome shotgun sequence genome window below encodes:
- the LOC122019703 gene encoding serine/arginine-rich-splicing factor SR34-like isoform X1 — protein sequence MSKRYSRTIYVGNLPGDIREREVEDLFCKYGTIIDVDLKIPPRPPGYAFVEFEDPRDAEDAIRGRDGYKFDGQRLRVELAHGGRGQSSSLDKHSSHSSAGRRGGVSRRTEYRVMVTGLPSSASWQDLKDHMRRAGDVCFSEVFRDGGGTVGIVDYTNYDDMKYAIKKLDDSEFRNAFSRAYIRVKEYDSKRSLSRSRSRSHSYSKSASSRSRSKSPRAKSSRRSLSKSRSRSVSSRSHSASKGHSVSRSRSRSRSPVNSPANGKPGSKSPVKLSRNKSQSLSRSPSPAVKSD from the exons ATGAGTAAGCGATACAGTCGAACGATCTATGTTGGCAATCTCCCTGGCGACATTCGTGAAAGAGAGGTGGAAGATCTGTTCTGCAAG TATGGCACGATCATTGATGTTGATCTAAAGATTCCTCCAAGGCCTCCAGGGTATGCATTTGTTGAG TTTGAAGATCCTCGTGATGCTGAAGATGCTATTCGTGGCCGTGATGGATATAAATTTGATGGTCAAAGATTACGG GTGGAACTTGCTCATGGTGGAAGGGGCCAATCTTCATCGCTTGATAAGCACAGTAGCCACAGTAGTGCAGGTCGACGTGGCGGTGTTTCCAGGCGCACAGAGTATCGTG TTATGGTCACTGGTTTACCCTCCTCGGCATCATGGCAAGACTTGAAG GACCATATGCGCCGAGCTGGTGATGTCTGCTTTTCTGAAGTTTTTCGTGATGGTGGTG GTACTGTTGGTATTGTAGATTATACAAACTACGACGATATGAAATATGCA ATCAAGAAGCTTGATGACTCTGAGTTTCGGAATGCATTTTCACGGGCGTATATAAGA GTGAAGGAGTATGATTCCAAAAGAAGCTTATCTAGGAGTCGAAGTCGTAGCCATTCATATTCAAAAAGTGCAAGTAGCCGTAGCAGAAG CAAGTCTCCAAGGGCAAAGTCATCACGCCGTTCGTTGTCTAAATCTCGATCTAGATCTGTATCTTCTCGTTCTCACTCAGCATCTAAAGGACATTCTGTATCAAG ATCTCGATCGCGATCCAGATCTCCAGTTAATTCT CCTGCTAATGGCAAACCTGGAAGCAAAAGCCCAGTTAAGCTTAGTCGGAACAAGAGCCAAAGTCTATCTCGTTCTCCTTCTCCTGCG GTGAAATCGGATTAG
- the LOC122019782 gene encoding adenosine kinase 2, translated as MASEGVLLGMGNPLLDISAVVDEEFLSRYDIKINNAILAEEKHLPMYDELAAKSNVEYIAGGATQNSIRVAQWMLQIPGATSYMGCIGKDKFGEEMKKNSNAAGVNVHYYEDETAPTGTCAVCVVGGERSLVANLSAANCYKIEHLKRPENWALVEKAKYIYIAGFFLTVSPDSIQLVAEHAAAQNKVFSMNLSAPFICEFFRDAQEQALPYVDYVFGNETEARIFAKVHGWATENVEEIALKISALPKASGTHKRTTVITQGCDPVVVAEDGKVRSFPVILLPKEKLVDTNGAGDAFVGGFLSQLVQEKSIDDCVRGGCYAANVIIQRPGCTYPEKPDFQ; from the exons ATGGCCTCCGAAGGTGTGCTCCTCGGCATGGGGAATCCCCTCCTCGACATCTCCGCTGTCGTCGACGAAGAGTTTCTTAGCAG ATATGACATCAAGATAAATAATGCAATTCTGGCGGAGGAAAAGCATCTGCCCAT GTATGATGAGTTAGCTGCAAAATCTAATGTTGAATACATTGCTGGAG GGGCGACTCAAAATTCAATCCGGGTTGCTCAG TGGATGCTACAAATTCCTGGTGCAACAAGCTACATGGGATGCATTGGGAAGGACAAATTTGGAGAGGAAATGAAGAAAAATTCAAATGCTGCAGGTGTTAAT GTTCACTATTATGAGGATGAAACTGCTCCAACTGGTACATGTGCTGTCTGTGTTGTTGGTGGTGAAAG GTCCCTAGTTGCTAATTTGTCTGCAGCGAATTGCTACAAAATTGAACACCTAAAGAGACCAGAGAACTGGGCTCTGG TTGAAAAGGCCAAGTACATTTACATTGCTGGTTTTTTCCTCACGGTGTCTCCTGATTCTATTCAACTTGTAGCTGAACATGCTGCTGCCCAAAATAAG GTGTTTTCAATGAACCTTTCTGCTCCTTTCATTTGTGAATTCTTCCGAGATGCTCAAGAACAGGCCTTGCC ATATGTGGATTATGTGTTTGGAAATGAAACCGAAGCAAGGATCTTTGCAAAAGTTCATGGTTGGGCG ACTGAGAATGTTGAAGAGATTGCTTTAAAGATCTCGGCGTTGCCAAAGGCATCAGGAACACACAAAAGAACTACGGTTATCACTCAAGGTTGTGATCCAGTAGTTGTTGCTGAAGATGGGAAG GTGAGGTCGTTCCCTGTCATCCTATTACCAAAGGAGAAACTAGTCGATACCAATGGTGCAG GCGATGCGTTTGTTGGAGGATTCTTGTCTCAATTAGTTCAAGAAAAAAGCATCGATGATTGTGTAAGAGGCGGGTGCTACGCTGCAAATGTCATTATCCAGAGGCCAGGCTGCACTTACCCAGAGAAACCAGATTTCCAGTAA
- the LOC122019703 gene encoding serine/arginine-rich-splicing factor SR34-like isoform X2 has translation MSKRYSRTIYVGNLPGDIREREVEDLFCKYGTIIDVDLKIPPRPPGYAFVEFEDPRDAEDAIRGRDGYKFDGQRLRVELAHGGRGQSSSLDKHSSHSSAGRRGGVSRRTEYRVMVTGLPSSASWQDLKDHMRRAGDVCFSEVFRDGGGTVGIVDYTNYDDMKYAIKKLDDSEFRNAFSRAYIRVKEYDSKRSLSRSRSRSHSYSKSASSRSRSKSPRAKSSRRSLSKSRSRSVSSRSHSASKGHSVSRFGPKQGSLDRIIGSGLDWVQMVATVSLL, from the exons ATGAGTAAGCGATACAGTCGAACGATCTATGTTGGCAATCTCCCTGGCGACATTCGTGAAAGAGAGGTGGAAGATCTGTTCTGCAAG TATGGCACGATCATTGATGTTGATCTAAAGATTCCTCCAAGGCCTCCAGGGTATGCATTTGTTGAG TTTGAAGATCCTCGTGATGCTGAAGATGCTATTCGTGGCCGTGATGGATATAAATTTGATGGTCAAAGATTACGG GTGGAACTTGCTCATGGTGGAAGGGGCCAATCTTCATCGCTTGATAAGCACAGTAGCCACAGTAGTGCAGGTCGACGTGGCGGTGTTTCCAGGCGCACAGAGTATCGTG TTATGGTCACTGGTTTACCCTCCTCGGCATCATGGCAAGACTTGAAG GACCATATGCGCCGAGCTGGTGATGTCTGCTTTTCTGAAGTTTTTCGTGATGGTGGTG GTACTGTTGGTATTGTAGATTATACAAACTACGACGATATGAAATATGCA ATCAAGAAGCTTGATGACTCTGAGTTTCGGAATGCATTTTCACGGGCGTATATAAGA GTGAAGGAGTATGATTCCAAAAGAAGCTTATCTAGGAGTCGAAGTCGTAGCCATTCATATTCAAAAAGTGCAAGTAGCCGTAGCAGAAG CAAGTCTCCAAGGGCAAAGTCATCACGCCGTTCGTTGTCTAAATCTCGATCTAGATCTGTATCTTCTCGTTCTCACTCAGCATCTAAAGGACATTCTGTATCAAG ATTTGGGCCTAAGCAGGGATCTCTGGATCGGATAATAGGATCTGGATTGGATTGGGTGCAAATGGTTGCAACTGTTTCATTGTTGTAA